Part of the Labilibaculum antarcticum genome, TAATACAACATCAGTTTGCCATCAGCCCGGGTATTTTGCTCTTTTACCTGTTCCCAATCAATATCCTCTACACTTATTCCTTGGGCCAGAATCTCTTTTTGCTTATCGGATAAAGAAACAAATACAGAATCTCGCTTCGCATTCATTCCATTTTTAATTCCATCGGCAAAACTTGTAATGCCTAAAGGTCTTCTCCCAACCCGGTTGAGTGTTTTCTCCCACAATTCATCTCCGTAATGGGTTTTTGCTTTGCCTACCAAATAATAGCCTAATTTGTACCGATCAGTCACATAATCCTGATAAGATCCATTGATTGCTTTATCGTAAGAATAGTTGCCCTTTTCAATCAATTGAGCCCGCAGCTCCTGCTCAAAAAATGGCAATCGTCCACGGCCCAACTCACTTAAGGCTGTTTCGGCACAAACAGCATCGCCTTCCAGAAACCAAGCTGGCAAATACAAACCGACTACTACCATGGTCGATTGCTGGCCAAATATATAGTTTAAAAAACGAGTAAATCCTTGTTCTAATTTATCCAACTGAATAACATGCCGGTATTCATGAGTCGTTACATGATCAATCCATAACTGAGCGTCGTTATCGGGCGAAGAAGTATTATAAATCTCCATTCGTTTAGGAGCCCATGCCACCATCCCATTACTTGTAGCACTTTGGGTATGCACAACTACTGAAAATTTCTTAGGTTGATGATTGAGATCTTTTCCGCCCTTTTGAAGTAAATCCTGAAAAATAGCAGCCATATATTTGGCTTTTTCTTCATAAGCTTCAGGAAATATAATTTGAAAATCATTCGTGTTAATTTGTTTCCAGCTAATGGAAGCAGGATCTTGTCCGGTAGTAAAATATTGTCCCTTAGCAAGTCCCCAAGTTGTTATCAAACAAAAGAAAACCAAACCTATTTTAACAAATTTCATCATATAATAATATTGATCGTGTATTTTAAATTTTAACAAAAACAAGTTAGAAGACTGAGCTGTACAACAAAACACTCTTATTAAAGTCTGATAACTAGACTTGCAGTAGAGTAATATCAAAAACTTAAACGATACATTACTGCTCCGAATAAATAATAATTTTGCAAACGACTAAAAATACTTATTTTTAATTGAATTTAAACTTCCATATGAATATCGATAAATATAAAATCACGAAAAAGGTAAGCTTAGCCAATACCGACACTTTCAAAGAAATTGAAGATGCTAAGGACAAATTAAAGCACATTCGCAGAGAAATTAGCGAATTGCAGGATGTCATGTATGCACATGGAAAATACAGCATGCTTATTTGCTTGCAAGGTATGGATACATCCGGAAAAGATAGTTTAGTGCGTGAGGTTTTTAAAGATGTGAATGCCAGAGGAGTTGTGGTACACAGTTTTAAGGCACCTACTTCGAATGAACTAAAGCATGATTTTTTGTGGCGGCATTACATTGCACTTCCGCAAAGAGGTAAAATTTGTGTTTTTAACCGCACACATTACGAAAATGTATTGGTTACCCGAGTACATCCCCAATATATTTTGGGAGAAAACATTCCTTCGGTAACTGGTCTTGATGATTTAGATGATGCCTTTTATCACAAACGCATGGAACGAATTGTTTATTTTGAAGAGCACATTGCCGAAAGTGGGACTATTATTTTAAAATTCTTTTTACACCTTTCAAAAGACGAACAGAAAAAGAGATTGTTTCGAAGACTTAGAATGAAAGTAAAAAACTGGAAGTTTTCCAAAGATGATTTGAAAGAAAGAAAATCGTGGAGTGCTTATCAGGAGTGCTACGAAGATGCAATTAACCGCACCTCGAAGGACTTTGCTCCCTGGTATGTTGTTCCTGCCGACGACAAAGCTACAGCAAGACTTATTGTAGCTGAAACAATACTTCAAAGCTTGCAATCTTATAAAGACATGGTGGAACCTAGTCTCGACAAAGAGACTTTATCGCATTTAGATGAGTTTAAAAAGCAACTTGAAAATGATTAATAATACGAATTAATGAGTAATGCCAAAATCATATTGGCGAACAAAGTCTCAAAATACAAAAATCAAGATAAATCTTCTTTTATCTTGATTTTATGTACTTCCCTACTAACCATCACAATCAATATTTTCACAACGAACAGTTCACATTATAAGCCTGATTTGATTTGCAATATTCGAT contains:
- a CDS encoding PPK2 family polyphosphate kinase produces the protein MNIDKYKITKKVSLANTDTFKEIEDAKDKLKHIRREISELQDVMYAHGKYSMLICLQGMDTSGKDSLVREVFKDVNARGVVVHSFKAPTSNELKHDFLWRHYIALPQRGKICVFNRTHYENVLVTRVHPQYILGENIPSVTGLDDLDDAFYHKRMERIVYFEEHIAESGTIILKFFLHLSKDEQKKRLFRRLRMKVKNWKFSKDDLKERKSWSAYQECYEDAINRTSKDFAPWYVVPADDKATARLIVAETILQSLQSYKDMVEPSLDKETLSHLDEFKKQLEND